A single region of the Amphiura filiformis chromosome 7, Afil_fr2py, whole genome shotgun sequence genome encodes:
- the LOC140157229 gene encoding tubulin alpha-1A chain-like, translating into MRECISIHVGQAGVQMGNACWELYCLEHGIQPDGQMPSDKTIGGGDDSFNTFFSETGAGKHVPRAVFVDLEPTVVDEVRTGTYRQLFHPEQLITGKEDAANNYARGHYTVGKELIDLVLDRTRKLADQCTGLQGFLIFHSFGGGTGSGFTSLLMERLSVDYGKKSKLEFAVYPAPQISTAVVEPYNSILTTHTTLEHSDCAFMVDNEAIYDICRRNLDIERPTYTNLNRLIGQIVSSITASLRFDGALNVDLTEFQTNLVPYPRIHFPLATYAPVISAEKAYHEQLTVAEITNACFEPANQMVKCDPRHGKYMACCLLYRGDVVPKDVNAAIATIKTKRTIQFVDWCPTGFKVGINYQPPTVVPGGDLAKVQRAVCMLSNTTAIAEAWARLDHKFDLMYAKRAFVHWYVGEGMEEGEFSEAREDLAALEKDYEEVGVDSVEGEGEGEEEEY; encoded by the exons ATG CGTGAATGTATCTCTATCCATGTCGGCCAAGCCGGTGTTCAGATGGGCAATGCCTGCTGGGAGTTGTACTGTTTGGAGCATGGTATCCAGCCTGATGGTCAGATGCCTAGTGATAAGACCATTGGAGGAGGCGATGACTCCTTCAATACTTTCTTCAGCGAAACTGGAGCAGGAAAACACGTCCCAAGAGCTGTTTTCGTAGACTTGGAGCCCACTGTTGTCG ATGAGGTCCGTACCGGTACCTACCGTCAGCTTTTCCACCCTGAGCAACTGATCACCGGCAAGGAAGATGCCGCCAACAACTATGCTCGTGGTCACTACACAGTCGGCAAGGAGCTGATCGACTTGGTTCTTGATAGAACTAGGAAATTG GCTGACCAATGCACAGGTCTTCAAGGTTTCCTCATCTTCCACAGCTTCGGTGGTGGCACTGGATCTGGTTTCACATCTCTCCTTATGGAACGTCTCTCCGTGGATTACGGCAAGAAATCCAAGCTCGAGTTTGCCGTCTACCCAGCTCCTCAGATTTCAACCGCCGTTGTTGAGCCATACAACTCCATCCTCACTACCCACACCACCCTTGAGCACTCGGATTGTGCTTTCATGGTTGACAACGAAGCTATCTACGATATTTGCCGTCGTAACTTGGACATTGAACGCCCAACCTACACTAACCTCAATCGTCTGATCGGTCAAATTGTATCTTCCATCACTGCATCTCTTCGCTTCGATGGTGCCCTTAATGTCGATCTTACTGAGTTCCAGACCAACTTGGTGCCCTACCCACGTATTCATTTCCCTCTGGCCACATACGCCCCTGTCATCTCTGCAGAGAAGGCCTACCATGAACAGCTGACTGTTGCTGAAATCACCAATGCCTGTTTTGAGCCAGCCAACCAGATGGTAAAATGTGATCCTCGTCATGGCAAGTACATGGCCTGTTGTCTGCTGTACCGTGGTGACGTCGTCCCCAAAGATGTCAACGCAGCTATCGCTACCATCAAGACCAAGCGTACCATCCAATTTGTCGACTGGTGTCCAACTGGCTTCAAAGTAGGCATCAACTACCAGCCACCAACAGTTGTACCTGGTGGTGATCTGGCTAAGGTCCAGCGTGCCGTCTGCATGTTGAGCAACACCACCGCCATCGCCGAAGCATGGGCTCGTCTGGATCACAAGTTTGATCTGATGTACGCCAAGCGTGCTTTCGTTCATTGGTACGTCGGTGAGGGTATGGAAGAGGGTGAGTTCTCTGAGGCTCGTGAAGATTTGGCTGCCCTTGAGAAGGATTATGAAGAAGTTGGTGTCGACTCAGTTGAGGGTGAAGGCGAAGGTGAAGAAGAAGAATATTAA